The Brassica napus cultivar Da-Ae chromosome C1, Da-Ae, whole genome shotgun sequence DNA segment TTCTTCAGCTGATTTCCCACCAACTGCTCTAGCAATGTTATGCCATCGGTCAGGAGTGTCCTGCTCATATATAGCCAAAGCCCTTTCAAATAGTTTGTTCTCCTTACGCGTCCAAGAAGTGTTAGAATTCATGGAGTTGGAAGCCATTTAGTAAAGGATCGAAAAGAGTGTTTTGAAAATGGAAATCTGGTTTCTTTGGAGGGAGTAAAAGAAGAAAGATGTATGTATGAGTTGATTTGGTTAGTTGAGAGAGTGAGAAGCTCCTTATATATAGGAAGAAAAAAGCATGTTGTGGGGTTAATCCAGTTGGACGAATATATACTTTGAAGAGTGACTATTTTTTTTAGCAACTATTTTTTTTAGCAACCACATAAAGTCTTAGAGAAGGTACACAATTGTGAAACAATCCAATGAAATCTGAGATGTGAAACAATCCAATGAAATCTGAGATTCCTTGCCCATGCAATAGGACAAAATATAAGAGGCTTCCTTCCTCCTTTGTTTAcagtaaagaaaaaatataagagGCTACAAGCCGTACAGTAGAGACTAATGCAGTAACCATGCTTAATACCTCTTTAAGGCTTTTGATGTGATCTAACACTATTAGATTGTAGCAT contains these protein-coding regions:
- the LOC106370064 gene encoding protein RADIALIS-like 3; amino-acid sequence: MASNSMNSNTSWTRKENKLFERALAIYEQDTPDRWHNIARAVGGKSAEEVRRHYELLVRDVNDIESGRYPHPTYRSNGN